The Flammeovirga pectinis genomic interval TATACCTTTTGTTATTTCTGTAATTTTCTTGCTTTTCAATTCAAGTTTTTGATTCACATCCATATTTTCTGGAAAAGATAAATACAAACTATCAAGCTCTTTTGTTCCTTTCAATATATATTCTGAAAACACTTTACGGTCTTCTTTCCTTGCCATATATTTTACGTATTCTATGGAGTGCCTACCATATTTATAAATTAAAAATCTTTTAGCACCTTCGTCACCTACAAAATCTGCTAAGTTCTCATTATATGAAACACTATTTTTAACATAGAGGGTACCATGGGTTAGCTCATGAATTATTAAACGAGATAAACTGCCTACACTTCTATTGAGCATATTTGATAATATAGGATCATTCAAAACTCCTAAAGTAGACCAAGCAGACACTTCTCCAACTTCGGCATCGAAACCTTCATCTCTTAATTTATCTCTAGCTTGTTTTGCCAATTGTTTGTCAAAAAAACCTTTATAAGAAAATGTTCCAAAAATAGGGAAGGACCATCTTTTTGCTTCAAAAATAAAAGGAGCACAAGCTGTTACTGTCCAAAGAATTGGATTACCGTGTTGATCATATAATTTGGTATAGCTATTCGATTTATCTAGACCTAGAGAGTCTACGGTAAACTGACGTATCTCCTGAATTAGTCTAATCTTACTTTTCTGCTCTTCTGTAAAAGAAGTATCGGCTAAATAAACCGCAAGGGGTTTAGCATTAAACATAATATCTAATTGCCCTAAACCTTGACGAATACCATAGGTTGCTTCTCTGTGATAATATCCTAAGAAAGTTATCACTCCTATAAATAGCAGTAAAATTACCCGTTTAACCCAATACCAGATATGTTTTTTTATACTCATAAATAGTTAATTCATTACAGTAGACAAAGATATTCTAATAAAAATGAGATAACAGAAGATTGAATAATAAAATTTCATATCACATCAACTACTTTATAAATGAATACACACTTCTACAATAGATGCTATATGTATATATTATTATCTCAACATCTTATAAATCAAAACCCTTTGTTATCTTTGGGCACACAATTGGCAGGAATTACAAGATGTAATTCAAAAAAATCAATTTTTGACAATACTTTAAACAAGGTTTATAACACTGTTTAAAGAGATCAAATTCTCTAACTAAAATACACTAATTAATATGTTAGACGCTACTAAGTTTTTACAGATAGATACCATCAAAAAGAATGAACAAACTATCGAGGCTCAATTTAAAGTAAATCAGAATACGCTATTAGGAACAGAAACTGATACGCCTGAGGCTAGTATGATGGAACTAGTAAAAAAGATTTATGAGAACAAAGAGAATGTACACTGCTCTATCTCATCAGCAAATAAAATTAAGTTGATTTCTTTGTTTAAACCAGAAGAACAAAGTGTTGTAGATATGTTTATCAACACTAAAAGTTACTCTGAAAAAAATATAGGAGTTAGTGCTGAAATTTCTACAGATGATAAAGTATTCTTTAAGTTTGAAGGAATATTTACATTATCAGATAATTAGAATATACTTCTAAAAAAATCTAAGAAAGCACGATTACTGTACGGTGATCGTGCTTTTTGATGAATTATTGCATTAAGAAATACTACCAAAATTTGTATATTTAGTTAATGCATTACTTTCTAAACCCAAAATACTTTTTTACTTCATGAGAAAACTAGGCATAGCACTCTCTCTATTAATTTTAATCCTTTTTGTATGGGTAGAATCTTGGATAAATATTCCACATCCAGAAATTACTGATACATCTATCACAACATTAAAAGTTGATACTTTAAGTAGTACACGTTTTGTACTAAAAAATAATTTCATTAATAAAAAGAAGGAGGGAATTTGGGAGCTTTACACAGAAGGTACTCCTTTTGAGATTGGTTATAGTACAGGAAAACTAAGTCAGGATATTTTACAAAAGCAAGAACGTATCTTTATTGAAAAAATATCTGAAAAGTCACCGAGTAAAAGCGTTAGTGTAATTAGAGTTTTAAATGCACTTTATAACCGCCATCTTGATAATAGAATTTTACCAGAATACTGTAAAGAAATGTATGGTATTTCTTTAAATGCTTCTGCTAAATATAACGATTTTGGAACGCCTTATCAGAGAATATTAAACTACCATGGTATTTATGATATTGAACATTCTTTTGAAGATGTTGAGGTAAAAGGAAATACAGCCTTTGCCATAAAAGGTAAAAAAACGTTAGACAATGATGTTCTTGTAGGTAGAAATTTTGATTTCTCTCTAGGTAAAGAATTTGATCAACAAAAAATAATACACTTTGTAAAACCACAAGAAGGTTTTAAATATGCCTCTGTTAGTTGGGGCGGTTTTATTGGAGCAGTTTCGGGCATGAACGAAACAGGTTTAACAGTGAGCATTAATGCTGTTGAATCTAAATTTCCACTTGCTGCAACAATGCCTATGTCGTTAATAGCAAGAGAAATTTTACAATATGCACTTACCGTAGACGAAGCTTATAATATTGCTTTTACTAAAGAAGCCTATATTTCTGAATCTATATTGGTTTCTTCTGCATTCGATACTACTGCCATTCTCATAGAAAAAACACCCACTGGTATTGATTCTTTACATATGAGAACCGATGAACTGATTGTTACAAATCACCTTCAAACACCATCTTTACTCCCTGCCAAAATTTATAACGAAGAAAATGCTACACAATATAGAGCAATTAGATTAACCGAATTATTGGCTGAAAGACAACATTTATCTGTAATTGATATTGCTCGAATTTTAAGAGACACAAAAGGAATAGAAAATCAGGATATTGGGTACGGAAATCAGAAGTCAATAAATACTTTAAATCTACATCATTCTGTAATATTTAAACCTTTAAGTAAAGAGATGTGGGTGGCTGCACATCATTCTCAATTAGACGAATACATTTGTTATAATTTAGACTCTGTTTTTCAGGGTACAGAAAATTATCCCCCTCCAATTTCTTTATCTATTACCAATAAACACATTCCTAAAGATGAGTTTATGGAAACAACCGATTTTAAAAACTTTACAGCCTTTAAAGCACTTGCTAAAAAATATAAGAATTGGAATTATGATTTAGAGAAACTTACTGATGATGAGATACAAGAATTTATAGGTCTAAATCCAGCAGCATACGAAAGTTATGAGATAATTGGTGATTATTATGCTAAGAATAATAATTGGAAAACAGCCTCTGAGTATTATCAAACGGCTTTGAGTAAAGAGGTAGCTACACTAAAAAGAAAAAAGGAATTACAAGAAAAACTATCGGTTACTGTAAAATAAAAATGCATCAACATTATTAAAAATATTGATGCATTTACGATTACGGATTAGTAAGAAAAAACGGATAATAGTTCCTTACTTATTTATTCATACAGAATCGGTTAATATTTAGTTCAATTGAAAAGAAATTGGGATAACCATTTGCATCCTAACAGCTCTACCTCTTTGTTGAGCAGGTTTCCAATCTGGCGATGATTTGAGGACTCTTACAGCCTCTTCATCGCAACCACCACCAATTCCTCTTACTACTTTTACATTAGAGAGTTTACCGTCAAGTTCTATTATAAACTGAACAAAAACTTTTCCTTCAACGCCCATTCGTTTTGCTTGGGCAGGGTACTTTATTCGTCTACCTAACCATTTATAGAACTTACCCATTCCACCTTTAAAAGAAGCATTTTGCTCAGCAATAGTTACAAACTCAGTGATAACTTCTTCATCTGGTTCATTAAAATTTTCTACAGGATCTTCAATTTCTGTTTCTGAAGTGAAATCTTCAGGAATATCTATTATAATATCAGTGACATCTTTAGGGTCATCAACTTCAATAATAGTTATAACTTTAGGTATTGGCTTTACCTTTGGTAAAACAGGCTCTGGAATCACAAAAGACGAATCAAAAAGAGTTTCATCTATAAGGTTTTGTGCTTCCCAATCGTCTAAAATTACAGATCTAGGGGTAGGATATTCAAAAGCAGCTAATAGCGTAACCATAGCAATAGATAAACCAACCATTCTAAAAAAGCTAGTGTATTTATCTAAGTTTACGCTGTCGTACT includes:
- a CDS encoding aminopeptidase, coding for MSIKKHIWYWVKRVILLLFIGVITFLGYYHREATYGIRQGLGQLDIMFNAKPLAVYLADTSFTEEQKSKIRLIQEIRQFTVDSLGLDKSNSYTKLYDQHGNPILWTVTACAPFIFEAKRWSFPIFGTFSYKGFFDKQLAKQARDKLRDEGFDAEVGEVSAWSTLGVLNDPILSNMLNRSVGSLSRLIIHELTHGTLYVKNSVSYNENLADFVGDEGAKRFLIYKYGRHSIEYVKYMARKEDRKVFSEYILKGTKELDSLYLSFPENMDVNQKLELKSKKITEITKGIQHLQFANDRYCDYFSDFTPNNTFFMGFKRYRGKQNEFKEEFDNQFNGDFHAYMTYLKETYKPLF
- a CDS encoding C45 family autoproteolytic acyltransferase/hydolase; this translates as MRKLGIALSLLILILFVWVESWINIPHPEITDTSITTLKVDTLSSTRFVLKNNFINKKKEGIWELYTEGTPFEIGYSTGKLSQDILQKQERIFIEKISEKSPSKSVSVIRVLNALYNRHLDNRILPEYCKEMYGISLNASAKYNDFGTPYQRILNYHGIYDIEHSFEDVEVKGNTAFAIKGKKTLDNDVLVGRNFDFSLGKEFDQQKIIHFVKPQEGFKYASVSWGGFIGAVSGMNETGLTVSINAVESKFPLAATMPMSLIAREILQYALTVDEAYNIAFTKEAYISESILVSSAFDTTAILIEKTPTGIDSLHMRTDELIVTNHLQTPSLLPAKIYNEENATQYRAIRLTELLAERQHLSVIDIARILRDTKGIENQDIGYGNQKSINTLNLHHSVIFKPLSKEMWVAAHHSQLDEYICYNLDSVFQGTENYPPPISLSITNKHIPKDEFMETTDFKNFTAFKALAKKYKNWNYDLEKLTDDEIQEFIGLNPAAYESYEIIGDYYAKNNNWKTASEYYQTALSKEVATLKRKKELQEKLSVTVK
- a CDS encoding energy transducer TonB; translation: MIDILKLIGPEGILFFFVTLLIVLVQLFRYIIKKREATPTHLRNDLQKKYDSVNLDKYTSFFRMVGLSIAMVTLLAAFEYPTPRSVILDDWEAQNLIDETLFDSSFVIPEPVLPKVKPIPKVITIIEVDDPKDVTDIIIDIPEDFTSETEIEDPVENFNEPDEEVITEFVTIAEQNASFKGGMGKFYKWLGRRIKYPAQAKRMGVEGKVFVQFIIELDGKLSNVKVVRGIGGGCDEEAVRVLKSSPDWKPAQQRGRAVRMQMVIPISFQLN